One Thunnus albacares chromosome 12, fThuAlb1.1, whole genome shotgun sequence genomic region harbors:
- the lpin2 gene encoding phosphatidate phosphatase LPIN2 isoform X2 yields MKRQRSWGDREHLESNTEDTTDNSEQDDSPSLKSSWSLADTMNYVGQLAGQVLVTVKELYKGINQATLSGCIDVVVVRQRDGTYQCSPFHVRFGKLGVLRSKEKVIDIEVNGEPVELHMKLGDNGEAFFVQEAEQQNIVPAHLATSPIPTESHLFWISEVEHRAPKDLEDDPADREDPPEPPAPSTVATKKKKRRKKKHKGDPRREELTPPMSVTTGNAIAANAPAATTAAMSSTGQNEEIFEMDLSSDEDIAAHVSRSPSVTTMRDIDPKLPAARPNLDGYPLSDGDWRADDSHGLSQAFSPKSDSELVVRPSESLLRAESHMQWTWGEFPETTRITKKEKPELLKTVTITPSESTHFRVILSSEAMETESEIEKEDGASSVCTIVKPQPRTPITTVTPVNPLTSVSTATALSPVSPIEPLDVLPSNMVTSTPSNSQQSDSPSKKKGVPKRSQHQGPEDIYLDDLNVLEPDVAARYFPKSESEAATKHWMESEMRSGSQSPQSVGSAAADSGTECLSDSASDLPDVTLSLCGGLTENAEISKEKFMEHIITYHEFAENPAIIDNPNLVVKIGNRYYNWALAAPLILSLQAFQKNLPKATEEAWVKEKMPKKSGRWWFWRKRADSTIKQSETKLETKEESNLEEEGPSISQEKLVLPPKAGDSSSDEEGKEVSAVSCQERLQPIDGQHHPSPHTYRKSLRLSSDQIASLKLKEGPNDVTFSITTQYQGTCRCEGTIYLWNWDDRVIISDIDGTITKSDVFGQILPQLGKDWTHQGIAKLYHSVAENGYKFLYCSARAIGMADMTRGYLQWVNDGGTILPRGPLMLSPSSLFSAFHREVIEKKPEIFKIECLTDIKNLFQHNKQPFYAAFGNRTNDVFAYKEVGVPVCRIFTVNPKGELIQEQTKGNKSSYGRLSELVEHVFPLLSKEQNEAFVMPEYSSFCYWRQPIPDINPDELL; encoded by the exons TTGTGGTTGTCCGCCAGAGAGATGGCACCTACCAGTGCTCACCATTCCACGTGCGCTTTGGCAAGCTGGGTGTGCTGCGCTCCAAGGAGAAAGTG atcgACATCGAAGTGAATGGAGAGCCTGTAGAGCTGCACATGAAACTTGGAGACAATGGCGAGGCCTTTTTTGTCCAGGAGGCTGAGCAGCAGAAT ATTGTCCCTGCCCACTTGGCCACCTCACCAATCCCCACTGAAAGTCACCTGTTCTGGATCTCAGAGGTGGAGCACAGGGCACCAAAAGATTTGGAAGATGACCCTGCTGACCGAGAGGATCCACCTGAGCCTCCTGCTCCCAGTACCGTGGctacaaaaaagaagaagagacggAAGAAGAAGCACAAAGGAGACCCCCGAAGAGAGGAGCTGACCCCACCCATGTCAGTCACTACTGGTAATGCTATTGCTGCTAACGCACCTGCTGCTACGACTGCTGCTATGTCCAGCACTGGGCAAAATGAGGAGATCTTTGAGATGGACCTGAGCTCTGATGAGGATATTGCAGCACATGTCTCAAG GTCACCTTCAGTGACCACAATGCGAGACATTGACCCCAAATTACCTGCAGCCAGGCCCAACCTTGATGGTTATCCGCTGTCAGATGGAGATTGGCGGGCAGATGACAG TCATGGCTTGTCTCAGGCTTTTTCCCCAAAGAGTGACTCTGAACTGGTGGTGAGGCCCTCAGAGAGTTTGCTCAGAGCTGAGTCCCACATGCAGTGGACCTGGGGAGAATTTCCAGAAACTACCAGG ATCACCAAAAAAGAGAAACCAGAACTACTAAAAACAGTGACCATCACCCCTTCAGAGAGCACTCACTTCCGCGTAATCCTCAGTTCTGAGGCCATGGAGACTGAGAGTGAGATCGAAAAGGAAGACGGCGCCTCCTCAGTGTGTACCATTGTCAAGCCACAGCCACGCACCCCTATCACCACTGTAACACCTGTAAATCCTCTCACATCTGTCAGCACTGCTACTGCTCTGAGTCCTGTAAGCCCCATAGAGCCTCTGGATGTCTTGCCCTCCAATATGGTGACCTCCACCCCCTCCAACAGCCAACAGAGCGATTCACCCTCTAAAAAGAAAG GTGTCCCAAAGAGGAGCCAGCATCAGGGTCCTGAGGATATCTACCTTGATGACCTGAATGTACTTGAACCTGATGTTGCTGCACGATATTTTCCTAAGAG TGAGTCTGAAGCAGCCACTAAGCACTGGATGGAATCGGAGATGCGCTCTGGTTCACAGTCTCCACAGTCGGTGGGAAGTGCAGCAGCTGACAGCGGGACAGAGTGTCTTTCTGATTCAGCTAGCGACCTCCCTGATGtcactctttctctgtgtgGAGGCCTCACAGAGAACGCTGAAATATCCAAAG AAAAGTTCATGGAGCATATCATCACCTATCATGAATTTGCTGAAAATCCAGCAATTATAGATAACCCCAACTTGGTAGTAAAGATAGGAAATAG ATATTATAACTGGGCACTAGCTGCACCCTTGATTCTCAGTCTACAAGCGTTTCAGAAGAATTTACCAAAG GCTACAGAGGAGGCCTGGGTGAAGGAGAAAATGCCAAAGAAGTCAGGCCGCTGGTGGTTCTGGCGGAAAAGGGCGGATAGTACAATCAAGCAG TCAGAGACTAAGCTTGAAACAAAGGAGGAGTCTAATTTGGAGGAGGAAGGACCCTCCATATCTCAGGAGAAGCTGGTCTTACC GCCTAAAGCAGGAGACTCATCTAGCGATGAAGAGGGCAAGGAGGTTAGCGCTGTATCCTGTCAAGAGAGACTGCAGCCAATTGATGGTCAGCATCACCCCAGCCCACACACTTACAGGAAGTCACTACGCCTCTCTTCTGATCAGATA GCCAGTCTGAAACTGAAGGAGGGGCCTAATGATGTGACATTTAGCATCACCACACAATACCAGGGCACATGCCGCTGTGAAGGCACCATCTACCTGTGGAACTGGGATGACAGAGTCATTATCTCTGACATTGACGGCACCATCACCAA gTCAGATGTGTTTGGACAGATCTTGCCACAGCTGGGGAAGGACTGGACCCACCAAGGCATTGCCAAACTCTACCACTCAGTAGCTGA GAATGGCTACAAGTTCTTGTACTGCTCAGCGCGGGCTATTGGCATGGCAGACATGACAAGGGGTTACCTGCAGTGGGTCAACGATGGAGGCACCATCTTACCCCGGGGACCTCTCATGCTGTCTCCCAGCAGCCTCTTCTCTGCCTTCCACAG GGAAGTCATCGAGAAGAAACCGGAGATCTTCAAGATTGAATGCCTTACTGACATCAAGAATCTGTTCCAGCATAACAAGCAGCCATTCTACGCCGCTTTTGGGAATAGAACTAAT GATGTGTTTGCCTATAAGGAGGTGGGAGTTCCAGTGTGCAGGATCTTCACAGTCAACCCCAAGGGAGAGCTGATCCAGGAGCAGACAAAGGGCAACAAGTCCTC TTACGGCAGGCTTAGTGAGCTGGTGGAGCATGTGTTCCCTCTTTTGAGCAAAGAGCAGAATGAGGCCTTTGTCATGCCAGAGTACAGCTCTTTCTGTTATTGGAGACAGCCCATACCAGACATCAACCCTGATGAACTGCTGTAA
- the lpin2 gene encoding phosphatidate phosphatase LPIN2 isoform X1, translated as MKRQRSWGDREHLESNTEDTTDNSEQDDSPSLKSSWSLADTMNYVGQLAGQVLVTVKELYKGINQATLSGCIDVVVVRQRDGTYQCSPFHVRFGKLGVLRSKEKVIDIEVNGEPVELHMKLGDNGEAFFVQEAEQQNQIVPAHLATSPIPTESHLFWISEVEHRAPKDLEDDPADREDPPEPPAPSTVATKKKKRRKKKHKGDPRREELTPPMSVTTGNAIAANAPAATTAAMSSTGQNEEIFEMDLSSDEDIAAHVSRSPSVTTMRDIDPKLPAARPNLDGYPLSDGDWRADDSHGLSQAFSPKSDSELVVRPSESLLRAESHMQWTWGEFPETTRITKKEKPELLKTVTITPSESTHFRVILSSEAMETESEIEKEDGASSVCTIVKPQPRTPITTVTPVNPLTSVSTATALSPVSPIEPLDVLPSNMVTSTPSNSQQSDSPSKKKGVPKRSQHQGPEDIYLDDLNVLEPDVAARYFPKSESEAATKHWMESEMRSGSQSPQSVGSAAADSGTECLSDSASDLPDVTLSLCGGLTENAEISKEKFMEHIITYHEFAENPAIIDNPNLVVKIGNRYYNWALAAPLILSLQAFQKNLPKATEEAWVKEKMPKKSGRWWFWRKRADSTIKQSETKLETKEESNLEEEGPSISQEKLVLPPKAGDSSSDEEGKEVSAVSCQERLQPIDGQHHPSPHTYRKSLRLSSDQIASLKLKEGPNDVTFSITTQYQGTCRCEGTIYLWNWDDRVIISDIDGTITKSDVFGQILPQLGKDWTHQGIAKLYHSVAENGYKFLYCSARAIGMADMTRGYLQWVNDGGTILPRGPLMLSPSSLFSAFHREVIEKKPEIFKIECLTDIKNLFQHNKQPFYAAFGNRTNDVFAYKEVGVPVCRIFTVNPKGELIQEQTKGNKSSYGRLSELVEHVFPLLSKEQNEAFVMPEYSSFCYWRQPIPDINPDELL; from the exons TTGTGGTTGTCCGCCAGAGAGATGGCACCTACCAGTGCTCACCATTCCACGTGCGCTTTGGCAAGCTGGGTGTGCTGCGCTCCAAGGAGAAAGTG atcgACATCGAAGTGAATGGAGAGCCTGTAGAGCTGCACATGAAACTTGGAGACAATGGCGAGGCCTTTTTTGTCCAGGAGGCTGAGCAGCAGAAT CAGATTGTCCCTGCCCACTTGGCCACCTCACCAATCCCCACTGAAAGTCACCTGTTCTGGATCTCAGAGGTGGAGCACAGGGCACCAAAAGATTTGGAAGATGACCCTGCTGACCGAGAGGATCCACCTGAGCCTCCTGCTCCCAGTACCGTGGctacaaaaaagaagaagagacggAAGAAGAAGCACAAAGGAGACCCCCGAAGAGAGGAGCTGACCCCACCCATGTCAGTCACTACTGGTAATGCTATTGCTGCTAACGCACCTGCTGCTACGACTGCTGCTATGTCCAGCACTGGGCAAAATGAGGAGATCTTTGAGATGGACCTGAGCTCTGATGAGGATATTGCAGCACATGTCTCAAG GTCACCTTCAGTGACCACAATGCGAGACATTGACCCCAAATTACCTGCAGCCAGGCCCAACCTTGATGGTTATCCGCTGTCAGATGGAGATTGGCGGGCAGATGACAG TCATGGCTTGTCTCAGGCTTTTTCCCCAAAGAGTGACTCTGAACTGGTGGTGAGGCCCTCAGAGAGTTTGCTCAGAGCTGAGTCCCACATGCAGTGGACCTGGGGAGAATTTCCAGAAACTACCAGG ATCACCAAAAAAGAGAAACCAGAACTACTAAAAACAGTGACCATCACCCCTTCAGAGAGCACTCACTTCCGCGTAATCCTCAGTTCTGAGGCCATGGAGACTGAGAGTGAGATCGAAAAGGAAGACGGCGCCTCCTCAGTGTGTACCATTGTCAAGCCACAGCCACGCACCCCTATCACCACTGTAACACCTGTAAATCCTCTCACATCTGTCAGCACTGCTACTGCTCTGAGTCCTGTAAGCCCCATAGAGCCTCTGGATGTCTTGCCCTCCAATATGGTGACCTCCACCCCCTCCAACAGCCAACAGAGCGATTCACCCTCTAAAAAGAAAG GTGTCCCAAAGAGGAGCCAGCATCAGGGTCCTGAGGATATCTACCTTGATGACCTGAATGTACTTGAACCTGATGTTGCTGCACGATATTTTCCTAAGAG TGAGTCTGAAGCAGCCACTAAGCACTGGATGGAATCGGAGATGCGCTCTGGTTCACAGTCTCCACAGTCGGTGGGAAGTGCAGCAGCTGACAGCGGGACAGAGTGTCTTTCTGATTCAGCTAGCGACCTCCCTGATGtcactctttctctgtgtgGAGGCCTCACAGAGAACGCTGAAATATCCAAAG AAAAGTTCATGGAGCATATCATCACCTATCATGAATTTGCTGAAAATCCAGCAATTATAGATAACCCCAACTTGGTAGTAAAGATAGGAAATAG ATATTATAACTGGGCACTAGCTGCACCCTTGATTCTCAGTCTACAAGCGTTTCAGAAGAATTTACCAAAG GCTACAGAGGAGGCCTGGGTGAAGGAGAAAATGCCAAAGAAGTCAGGCCGCTGGTGGTTCTGGCGGAAAAGGGCGGATAGTACAATCAAGCAG TCAGAGACTAAGCTTGAAACAAAGGAGGAGTCTAATTTGGAGGAGGAAGGACCCTCCATATCTCAGGAGAAGCTGGTCTTACC GCCTAAAGCAGGAGACTCATCTAGCGATGAAGAGGGCAAGGAGGTTAGCGCTGTATCCTGTCAAGAGAGACTGCAGCCAATTGATGGTCAGCATCACCCCAGCCCACACACTTACAGGAAGTCACTACGCCTCTCTTCTGATCAGATA GCCAGTCTGAAACTGAAGGAGGGGCCTAATGATGTGACATTTAGCATCACCACACAATACCAGGGCACATGCCGCTGTGAAGGCACCATCTACCTGTGGAACTGGGATGACAGAGTCATTATCTCTGACATTGACGGCACCATCACCAA gTCAGATGTGTTTGGACAGATCTTGCCACAGCTGGGGAAGGACTGGACCCACCAAGGCATTGCCAAACTCTACCACTCAGTAGCTGA GAATGGCTACAAGTTCTTGTACTGCTCAGCGCGGGCTATTGGCATGGCAGACATGACAAGGGGTTACCTGCAGTGGGTCAACGATGGAGGCACCATCTTACCCCGGGGACCTCTCATGCTGTCTCCCAGCAGCCTCTTCTCTGCCTTCCACAG GGAAGTCATCGAGAAGAAACCGGAGATCTTCAAGATTGAATGCCTTACTGACATCAAGAATCTGTTCCAGCATAACAAGCAGCCATTCTACGCCGCTTTTGGGAATAGAACTAAT GATGTGTTTGCCTATAAGGAGGTGGGAGTTCCAGTGTGCAGGATCTTCACAGTCAACCCCAAGGGAGAGCTGATCCAGGAGCAGACAAAGGGCAACAAGTCCTC TTACGGCAGGCTTAGTGAGCTGGTGGAGCATGTGTTCCCTCTTTTGAGCAAAGAGCAGAATGAGGCCTTTGTCATGCCAGAGTACAGCTCTTTCTGTTATTGGAGACAGCCCATACCAGACATCAACCCTGATGAACTGCTGTAA
- the lpin2 gene encoding phosphatidate phosphatase LPIN2 isoform X3 — protein sequence MNYVGQLAGQVLVTVKELYKGINQATLSGCIDVVVVRQRDGTYQCSPFHVRFGKLGVLRSKEKVIDIEVNGEPVELHMKLGDNGEAFFVQEAEQQNQIVPAHLATSPIPTESHLFWISEVEHRAPKDLEDDPADREDPPEPPAPSTVATKKKKRRKKKHKGDPRREELTPPMSVTTGNAIAANAPAATTAAMSSTGQNEEIFEMDLSSDEDIAAHVSRSPSVTTMRDIDPKLPAARPNLDGYPLSDGDWRADDSHGLSQAFSPKSDSELVVRPSESLLRAESHMQWTWGEFPETTRITKKEKPELLKTVTITPSESTHFRVILSSEAMETESEIEKEDGASSVCTIVKPQPRTPITTVTPVNPLTSVSTATALSPVSPIEPLDVLPSNMVTSTPSNSQQSDSPSKKKGVPKRSQHQGPEDIYLDDLNVLEPDVAARYFPKSESEAATKHWMESEMRSGSQSPQSVGSAAADSGTECLSDSASDLPDVTLSLCGGLTENAEISKEKFMEHIITYHEFAENPAIIDNPNLVVKIGNRYYNWALAAPLILSLQAFQKNLPKATEEAWVKEKMPKKSGRWWFWRKRADSTIKQSETKLETKEESNLEEEGPSISQEKLVLPPKAGDSSSDEEGKEVSAVSCQERLQPIDGQHHPSPHTYRKSLRLSSDQIASLKLKEGPNDVTFSITTQYQGTCRCEGTIYLWNWDDRVIISDIDGTITKSDVFGQILPQLGKDWTHQGIAKLYHSVAENGYKFLYCSARAIGMADMTRGYLQWVNDGGTILPRGPLMLSPSSLFSAFHREVIEKKPEIFKIECLTDIKNLFQHNKQPFYAAFGNRTNDVFAYKEVGVPVCRIFTVNPKGELIQEQTKGNKSSYGRLSELVEHVFPLLSKEQNEAFVMPEYSSFCYWRQPIPDINPDELL from the exons TTGTGGTTGTCCGCCAGAGAGATGGCACCTACCAGTGCTCACCATTCCACGTGCGCTTTGGCAAGCTGGGTGTGCTGCGCTCCAAGGAGAAAGTG atcgACATCGAAGTGAATGGAGAGCCTGTAGAGCTGCACATGAAACTTGGAGACAATGGCGAGGCCTTTTTTGTCCAGGAGGCTGAGCAGCAGAAT CAGATTGTCCCTGCCCACTTGGCCACCTCACCAATCCCCACTGAAAGTCACCTGTTCTGGATCTCAGAGGTGGAGCACAGGGCACCAAAAGATTTGGAAGATGACCCTGCTGACCGAGAGGATCCACCTGAGCCTCCTGCTCCCAGTACCGTGGctacaaaaaagaagaagagacggAAGAAGAAGCACAAAGGAGACCCCCGAAGAGAGGAGCTGACCCCACCCATGTCAGTCACTACTGGTAATGCTATTGCTGCTAACGCACCTGCTGCTACGACTGCTGCTATGTCCAGCACTGGGCAAAATGAGGAGATCTTTGAGATGGACCTGAGCTCTGATGAGGATATTGCAGCACATGTCTCAAG GTCACCTTCAGTGACCACAATGCGAGACATTGACCCCAAATTACCTGCAGCCAGGCCCAACCTTGATGGTTATCCGCTGTCAGATGGAGATTGGCGGGCAGATGACAG TCATGGCTTGTCTCAGGCTTTTTCCCCAAAGAGTGACTCTGAACTGGTGGTGAGGCCCTCAGAGAGTTTGCTCAGAGCTGAGTCCCACATGCAGTGGACCTGGGGAGAATTTCCAGAAACTACCAGG ATCACCAAAAAAGAGAAACCAGAACTACTAAAAACAGTGACCATCACCCCTTCAGAGAGCACTCACTTCCGCGTAATCCTCAGTTCTGAGGCCATGGAGACTGAGAGTGAGATCGAAAAGGAAGACGGCGCCTCCTCAGTGTGTACCATTGTCAAGCCACAGCCACGCACCCCTATCACCACTGTAACACCTGTAAATCCTCTCACATCTGTCAGCACTGCTACTGCTCTGAGTCCTGTAAGCCCCATAGAGCCTCTGGATGTCTTGCCCTCCAATATGGTGACCTCCACCCCCTCCAACAGCCAACAGAGCGATTCACCCTCTAAAAAGAAAG GTGTCCCAAAGAGGAGCCAGCATCAGGGTCCTGAGGATATCTACCTTGATGACCTGAATGTACTTGAACCTGATGTTGCTGCACGATATTTTCCTAAGAG TGAGTCTGAAGCAGCCACTAAGCACTGGATGGAATCGGAGATGCGCTCTGGTTCACAGTCTCCACAGTCGGTGGGAAGTGCAGCAGCTGACAGCGGGACAGAGTGTCTTTCTGATTCAGCTAGCGACCTCCCTGATGtcactctttctctgtgtgGAGGCCTCACAGAGAACGCTGAAATATCCAAAG AAAAGTTCATGGAGCATATCATCACCTATCATGAATTTGCTGAAAATCCAGCAATTATAGATAACCCCAACTTGGTAGTAAAGATAGGAAATAG ATATTATAACTGGGCACTAGCTGCACCCTTGATTCTCAGTCTACAAGCGTTTCAGAAGAATTTACCAAAG GCTACAGAGGAGGCCTGGGTGAAGGAGAAAATGCCAAAGAAGTCAGGCCGCTGGTGGTTCTGGCGGAAAAGGGCGGATAGTACAATCAAGCAG TCAGAGACTAAGCTTGAAACAAAGGAGGAGTCTAATTTGGAGGAGGAAGGACCCTCCATATCTCAGGAGAAGCTGGTCTTACC GCCTAAAGCAGGAGACTCATCTAGCGATGAAGAGGGCAAGGAGGTTAGCGCTGTATCCTGTCAAGAGAGACTGCAGCCAATTGATGGTCAGCATCACCCCAGCCCACACACTTACAGGAAGTCACTACGCCTCTCTTCTGATCAGATA GCCAGTCTGAAACTGAAGGAGGGGCCTAATGATGTGACATTTAGCATCACCACACAATACCAGGGCACATGCCGCTGTGAAGGCACCATCTACCTGTGGAACTGGGATGACAGAGTCATTATCTCTGACATTGACGGCACCATCACCAA gTCAGATGTGTTTGGACAGATCTTGCCACAGCTGGGGAAGGACTGGACCCACCAAGGCATTGCCAAACTCTACCACTCAGTAGCTGA GAATGGCTACAAGTTCTTGTACTGCTCAGCGCGGGCTATTGGCATGGCAGACATGACAAGGGGTTACCTGCAGTGGGTCAACGATGGAGGCACCATCTTACCCCGGGGACCTCTCATGCTGTCTCCCAGCAGCCTCTTCTCTGCCTTCCACAG GGAAGTCATCGAGAAGAAACCGGAGATCTTCAAGATTGAATGCCTTACTGACATCAAGAATCTGTTCCAGCATAACAAGCAGCCATTCTACGCCGCTTTTGGGAATAGAACTAAT GATGTGTTTGCCTATAAGGAGGTGGGAGTTCCAGTGTGCAGGATCTTCACAGTCAACCCCAAGGGAGAGCTGATCCAGGAGCAGACAAAGGGCAACAAGTCCTC TTACGGCAGGCTTAGTGAGCTGGTGGAGCATGTGTTCCCTCTTTTGAGCAAAGAGCAGAATGAGGCCTTTGTCATGCCAGAGTACAGCTCTTTCTGTTATTGGAGACAGCCCATACCAGACATCAACCCTGATGAACTGCTGTAA
- the lpin2 gene encoding phosphatidate phosphatase LPIN2 isoform X4, with the protein MNYVGQLAGQVLVTVKELYKGINQATLSGCIDVVVVRQRDGTYQCSPFHVRFGKLGVLRSKEKVIDIEVNGEPVELHMKLGDNGEAFFVQEAEQQNIVPAHLATSPIPTESHLFWISEVEHRAPKDLEDDPADREDPPEPPAPSTVATKKKKRRKKKHKGDPRREELTPPMSVTTGNAIAANAPAATTAAMSSTGQNEEIFEMDLSSDEDIAAHVSRSPSVTTMRDIDPKLPAARPNLDGYPLSDGDWRADDSHGLSQAFSPKSDSELVVRPSESLLRAESHMQWTWGEFPETTRITKKEKPELLKTVTITPSESTHFRVILSSEAMETESEIEKEDGASSVCTIVKPQPRTPITTVTPVNPLTSVSTATALSPVSPIEPLDVLPSNMVTSTPSNSQQSDSPSKKKGVPKRSQHQGPEDIYLDDLNVLEPDVAARYFPKSESEAATKHWMESEMRSGSQSPQSVGSAAADSGTECLSDSASDLPDVTLSLCGGLTENAEISKEKFMEHIITYHEFAENPAIIDNPNLVVKIGNRYYNWALAAPLILSLQAFQKNLPKATEEAWVKEKMPKKSGRWWFWRKRADSTIKQSETKLETKEESNLEEEGPSISQEKLVLPPKAGDSSSDEEGKEVSAVSCQERLQPIDGQHHPSPHTYRKSLRLSSDQIASLKLKEGPNDVTFSITTQYQGTCRCEGTIYLWNWDDRVIISDIDGTITKSDVFGQILPQLGKDWTHQGIAKLYHSVAENGYKFLYCSARAIGMADMTRGYLQWVNDGGTILPRGPLMLSPSSLFSAFHREVIEKKPEIFKIECLTDIKNLFQHNKQPFYAAFGNRTNDVFAYKEVGVPVCRIFTVNPKGELIQEQTKGNKSSYGRLSELVEHVFPLLSKEQNEAFVMPEYSSFCYWRQPIPDINPDELL; encoded by the exons TTGTGGTTGTCCGCCAGAGAGATGGCACCTACCAGTGCTCACCATTCCACGTGCGCTTTGGCAAGCTGGGTGTGCTGCGCTCCAAGGAGAAAGTG atcgACATCGAAGTGAATGGAGAGCCTGTAGAGCTGCACATGAAACTTGGAGACAATGGCGAGGCCTTTTTTGTCCAGGAGGCTGAGCAGCAGAAT ATTGTCCCTGCCCACTTGGCCACCTCACCAATCCCCACTGAAAGTCACCTGTTCTGGATCTCAGAGGTGGAGCACAGGGCACCAAAAGATTTGGAAGATGACCCTGCTGACCGAGAGGATCCACCTGAGCCTCCTGCTCCCAGTACCGTGGctacaaaaaagaagaagagacggAAGAAGAAGCACAAAGGAGACCCCCGAAGAGAGGAGCTGACCCCACCCATGTCAGTCACTACTGGTAATGCTATTGCTGCTAACGCACCTGCTGCTACGACTGCTGCTATGTCCAGCACTGGGCAAAATGAGGAGATCTTTGAGATGGACCTGAGCTCTGATGAGGATATTGCAGCACATGTCTCAAG GTCACCTTCAGTGACCACAATGCGAGACATTGACCCCAAATTACCTGCAGCCAGGCCCAACCTTGATGGTTATCCGCTGTCAGATGGAGATTGGCGGGCAGATGACAG TCATGGCTTGTCTCAGGCTTTTTCCCCAAAGAGTGACTCTGAACTGGTGGTGAGGCCCTCAGAGAGTTTGCTCAGAGCTGAGTCCCACATGCAGTGGACCTGGGGAGAATTTCCAGAAACTACCAGG ATCACCAAAAAAGAGAAACCAGAACTACTAAAAACAGTGACCATCACCCCTTCAGAGAGCACTCACTTCCGCGTAATCCTCAGTTCTGAGGCCATGGAGACTGAGAGTGAGATCGAAAAGGAAGACGGCGCCTCCTCAGTGTGTACCATTGTCAAGCCACAGCCACGCACCCCTATCACCACTGTAACACCTGTAAATCCTCTCACATCTGTCAGCACTGCTACTGCTCTGAGTCCTGTAAGCCCCATAGAGCCTCTGGATGTCTTGCCCTCCAATATGGTGACCTCCACCCCCTCCAACAGCCAACAGAGCGATTCACCCTCTAAAAAGAAAG GTGTCCCAAAGAGGAGCCAGCATCAGGGTCCTGAGGATATCTACCTTGATGACCTGAATGTACTTGAACCTGATGTTGCTGCACGATATTTTCCTAAGAG TGAGTCTGAAGCAGCCACTAAGCACTGGATGGAATCGGAGATGCGCTCTGGTTCACAGTCTCCACAGTCGGTGGGAAGTGCAGCAGCTGACAGCGGGACAGAGTGTCTTTCTGATTCAGCTAGCGACCTCCCTGATGtcactctttctctgtgtgGAGGCCTCACAGAGAACGCTGAAATATCCAAAG AAAAGTTCATGGAGCATATCATCACCTATCATGAATTTGCTGAAAATCCAGCAATTATAGATAACCCCAACTTGGTAGTAAAGATAGGAAATAG ATATTATAACTGGGCACTAGCTGCACCCTTGATTCTCAGTCTACAAGCGTTTCAGAAGAATTTACCAAAG GCTACAGAGGAGGCCTGGGTGAAGGAGAAAATGCCAAAGAAGTCAGGCCGCTGGTGGTTCTGGCGGAAAAGGGCGGATAGTACAATCAAGCAG TCAGAGACTAAGCTTGAAACAAAGGAGGAGTCTAATTTGGAGGAGGAAGGACCCTCCATATCTCAGGAGAAGCTGGTCTTACC GCCTAAAGCAGGAGACTCATCTAGCGATGAAGAGGGCAAGGAGGTTAGCGCTGTATCCTGTCAAGAGAGACTGCAGCCAATTGATGGTCAGCATCACCCCAGCCCACACACTTACAGGAAGTCACTACGCCTCTCTTCTGATCAGATA GCCAGTCTGAAACTGAAGGAGGGGCCTAATGATGTGACATTTAGCATCACCACACAATACCAGGGCACATGCCGCTGTGAAGGCACCATCTACCTGTGGAACTGGGATGACAGAGTCATTATCTCTGACATTGACGGCACCATCACCAA gTCAGATGTGTTTGGACAGATCTTGCCACAGCTGGGGAAGGACTGGACCCACCAAGGCATTGCCAAACTCTACCACTCAGTAGCTGA GAATGGCTACAAGTTCTTGTACTGCTCAGCGCGGGCTATTGGCATGGCAGACATGACAAGGGGTTACCTGCAGTGGGTCAACGATGGAGGCACCATCTTACCCCGGGGACCTCTCATGCTGTCTCCCAGCAGCCTCTTCTCTGCCTTCCACAG GGAAGTCATCGAGAAGAAACCGGAGATCTTCAAGATTGAATGCCTTACTGACATCAAGAATCTGTTCCAGCATAACAAGCAGCCATTCTACGCCGCTTTTGGGAATAGAACTAAT GATGTGTTTGCCTATAAGGAGGTGGGAGTTCCAGTGTGCAGGATCTTCACAGTCAACCCCAAGGGAGAGCTGATCCAGGAGCAGACAAAGGGCAACAAGTCCTC TTACGGCAGGCTTAGTGAGCTGGTGGAGCATGTGTTCCCTCTTTTGAGCAAAGAGCAGAATGAGGCCTTTGTCATGCCAGAGTACAGCTCTTTCTGTTATTGGAGACAGCCCATACCAGACATCAACCCTGATGAACTGCTGTAA